Genomic DNA from Manihot esculenta cultivar AM560-2 chromosome 15, M.esculenta_v8, whole genome shotgun sequence:
tataattatttatagtttCATCCTTTAATTTTGccaatttttataattcatctattaattttatctatatCTCATTTTTCTAGAGAAATatggaaagaaagagagaaagagatgaaTAGATGAATATCAGAAACCCATTTCATCTTAATATGGTTTACTTATTTTGTAACAGAGCAAATTATTCAACCTATACATTCTTTTAACTCCATAATTTTACAAGCACAAAATTCATCAATTCTTGGCTCTCCCATCACCTTCGGTAATAGCATCCTTAAAAGAAAGACCACTTGGGATCATTGGCAGGACATGTTCCTGATGTGGGACAATCACATCAAGCAAATAAGGTCCTGGAGTCTCCAACATTTTCTTCATAGCCTCTCTAAGCTCACTTCTCTTTGTCACTCTCGCAGCTGGAATATCGCATGCCTCAGCAAACTTCAACATGTCTGGGAAAATCTCTTCTTCTTTTGATGGGTTCCCTAAATATGTATGTGCTCTGTTGGAATGATAGAATCTGTCCTCCCATTGAACAACCATACCCAGATGTTGATTGTTCAGTAACAAGATCTTCACAGGCAGGTTCTCTGTTCTTACCGTCGCCAATTCTTGGACATTCATGATGAAGCTTCCATCGCCGTCGATGTCTACCACTAGAGCATTTGGTCTTGCAATTGCAGCCCCCATAGCAGCAGGCAAGCCAAAACCCATAGCTCCTAGACCACCAGATGTTAGCCACTGACGAGGCTTTTTGTACTTGTAAAATTGTGCAGACCACATTTGGTGTTGCCCAACACCTGTACTTATAACAGCATTACCATCAGTTAATTCGTCCAGAACTTGAATTGCATATTGTGGAGGAATTGCTTCTCctaaatttttataacttaATGGATATTTTGCTTTCTGTTCATTGATTTCGTCTCTCCAAGCAGAGAAATCGAGCAGGGACTTAGCTCCCTTCTTCTCCAGCAACCTGTTCAAACCTTTCAGAGCAATCTTCAGATCAGCACAGAGTGCAACGTGTGGCTGCTTGTTCTTCCCCAGTTCAGCTGGATCAATGTCAATGTGAACTATACTTGCTCTGTTGGCAAAAGCCTCGACTTTACCCGTCACACGATCATCAAATCTAACTCCAAAAGCCAGCAGCAAATCTGATTGATCTATTGCATAATTTGCATACATTGTCCCATGCATTCCCAGCATGTGAAGTGACAGCTCGTCGCCTAAAGGGAAACTTCCAAGGCCCATTAGAGTACTCGCCACTGGTATCTTGGTAAGCTCAACAAATCGCCTTAGCTCCTCACTACAGTTCAGAGACCCACCACCAACATACAGTACTGGTTTCTTGGATTGAAAGATCAGCCTCACAATCtgctccaattttccaatttcagGGCTTTTTGGCAGCCTTGATACGTACCCAGGTAGCCTCATGGGCACGTCCCAGTTTGGAATGATAAGTTGTTGCTGGATATCCTTTGGTATATCTATAAGAACCGGTCCCGGCCTGCCGGAAGAAGCAAGATAAAAGGCTTCTTTAACAGTACGAGCAATGTCCTCAGCATCAAGAACCATAAAATTGTGCTTAGTTATGGATCTTGTTACTTCAATTATCGGTGTTTCTTGAAATGCATCAGTGCCTATCATGCGACGAGGAACTTGTCCGGTGATGGCAACAATGGGTACACTATCCAGCAGTGCATCGGCAAGTCCACTAACGAAGTTGGTGGCACCAGGGCCAGAGGTGGCAATGCAAACGCCAACGCGACCAGAAGCTTTGGCGTAGCCCTCAGCAGCAAAGATTCCACCTTGTTCATGCCTTGGAAGAATATTACGGATTACACTGGATCGGGTGAGGGCTTGATGAATCTCCATGGAAGCCCCTCCTGGGTATCCAAATACGTGAGTGACTCCCTCACGTTCCAAGGCTTCAACAAGGACATCAGAGCCCTTTCTGGGCAACTGAGGGGCAATAGTGGGAATGATGGTTTCTAGGCGGGTTGCTGTTTTTGGTGGTGGTGGTGTTGTTATAGGAGTGGTGGTTGCGGTAGCGGTAGCGGCAGCGGCGGTTGCAGTGGTGTTAGCCTTGGGTTTATGGTCAGAAAGAGAGGCAGTAGTGATGCAGAGAGAGGGGCGACTGCTCGACGTTTGGTTATTGGTGAAGGTGGGAAAGTAAGTCCTGAAAGTGGGAGCTTGCAGCGTGGTGATGAAGGTTTTGGGGATGGAGAAATTAGGAGAGGAAGCAGTGGACGCCATTGTCAAGCTGAAAATCAGATGCTTGAAGTTCTGAATCTTGACGCAGAGACATGGTGAGTGAGTGTGCTATATATGTAAAGGACTGATCAAGAGTGGTCCAAGTGGCGTGGGGATGATGTAAGGCGGGTCCCGTCAGCTTACAACTATGTATGGCGAGCCCACGGCCACATgctcaaaaaaaatatatatcgactaaaacatattaaaattaatttaaattactgTAATTATAGAATCTTTAAAATAACTgaactttttattaaattaattttatcaaataatatttttaaattattttttcctcATCCTCTATtaccatataaaaattttaaataccgGTTAAAATTGGACGGATTGTAATTTATCTTCTTGAAAGGATCACATCGTCAAATTCTAAAACGGAGAAACGTGTACGTCTGAATGGAGTAGGACGGACACACTGTTTGGCCacgttttttttttccaaagcaGTTTCCACGTTTGGTTATTTATTTTACGATTGTGtagtattaattaatatacatatataatttcctttaaaatattaaatcatacagcaatttttattaaatattaaatatttatatattttacatgatactagaaaaattttatttcttttttctgatTTAGGCCAGTTTTTCTTATCCAAACACGGTGTAAGGTTCAAGTCGATCATTCGTTATATACTGAATTGTTATTTGGTGGATTATATATTGAAGTgattgatttaataaaaaatagaaaatagaggaagaaaaaaaatttcccTATTTCATGGGAAGCATTTCTTCCATTAAATCTCTAAAAGCTGAAGAAAATCGAGGCCTGGTGAAGGTAGATGGGAAGACGACAAACCcgtttgaataatttattagAAAACGTGAAAAATATTCGAGTTGATGAAATTTGGCAGTTGACGAAGCAGATGCCATCTGCTTCTTTTGGCCCCGTCTCTCCACGTGTCTAAATTTAATTACATGTgagttaaaattcaaaaattaccttaaattcttattaataattattactttgaatttacatataaaatctattattttagttaaaataacaTTAATTTTTCGAATGTATATAATAAGTGTAAATAAAAACTGCCGaaaattatttctatttttttatatttatatttatatgagaCTGCAAAGAAATTGGAGTATAGATGAATCAAGTCCAACTTAAAAtttgatatattaaaatttttatgaatttaaattaaatattaataaatttaaatgtaattcataatataaataaatcaaaataaactatatttgtattcaattaaatttcgcgtttaattaatttataattatatatatttaaataaaataattttaattaaataaatatatttatatacttataaaataaatgagatTTCTGGTTATaacacaaattaaatatttatttaatcaaaCTTCAAATAATTTACcacttgatgatctgagatccagaaaataggattttacaatGGGTTTTGTAAAACTGAAAAAGCTTAGAGAAAACTTAGAGGAGAGTATTCTCCTTTTATCTGTTTTcctttgtccgctagtgacgtgtaacagaataTATGTCATTGgtccacctgtccctgccatgTTGATACtgacgtacgaggaaatcagatctctgacccatgcgtaacggcccctgattctccccgggcacgcatgcggatggtcccacaaggcgaaGGGGCTGAACTCCTTCCTGGTTTCGAGTTGGGCCGAAAGATAAGGTTAAGATTAGGTCCAGAGGGGATCTGTTCATCGGGCGAAAGAGCTAGGCCGGCCTGATTGAAGAACCTAACTGGAGCCCGATCTTTaagctgagcgggctggacctggctcttggaggagacttagaagccttcagattatgggttgtcctaatgggcctggccttaatccggggtgaagaaatccagcggtcatcaattgcccctttaccttctcgtcagttattgcccaactgatgagggggtaaataccgagagtcatcatgaccgcgccgcccaaggacaaaactgttcagaacATCTTTTCGGCTCTTTATTGTTTCAAATTTCACTCCCCGTCAATCTCCCCAGAACGTTGGCTCTTCTCTGTTCTACTGCTCTCTTTGCTTTCCTCTGCTCATTTGCCCTAATCACTTTTCAGGTACGCCTCTTCTTTTACCATGGATAGTTCTAGTCTCCCCGATGTCGTCAACCAGGAGTCTAGCATCACCCCGTCTAACATTAGGAGTGTCATCTCTAGGGAATACCTGGATACCCCTCTTTACCACATCCGGACTCCTTAccggaatgagaggatcgttctttCTGATCCTTCTCCCCCTGGCCTAATCGACCCTCAAAGGGACGTTAGTTTAGTCTTCTTCATCAAACAGAGGGAGTACGGTCTGTCCTTccccttttctcctttcttcaAAGAGGTCTTCCAGTATTTCGAGATCACCCCTCGAATGCTAACCCCTAACTCCGTTCTTTTCATGTCTTGCTTTGAATCTGTgtgtctgagctgggggtttACACCCACGGTTCACCTATTCGTCAGCTTCTTCAGGCTAGTCAAAGCGAGCCagaaattttattactttgccCCTCGCGGAGGGTTGTCCATTTTCACGGGTTATAAAGACTCCATCAAGGGCTGGGTAGAGGGGTTTCTAGTGGTGGAGTTGAAGAAGAATATGGGGTTGGCTTGGGAGCTCGATCTTGCCTGGAAGGATGTCTCTCTGGGTTGCAATGACCTGCCCCAGTTGGGCCTTACCGAGCAGGTCAGAtttcttcgactgacttctgtagATAGAAAGTATGACATCGAAAAGTGCTTGCACGTGTCCAACCTTAGGAATATTAAGGACGCGGGTATCTTATTCTATCTGCCTGTGTTAGTTTTTGCTTACGCAATCTTTGTTGAGAACTGTTCtgatttgctttgatttttaattttgtagccTTCAAGGTGAAGATGGATCAGATTAAGCCTCCCAAGAATCTCATACTGTCCCGGGAGAGCATGGACATTGCTCTGGATGCCTTCCTGGCTGGACAATCCGTAAGGGAGGCTACACAAAGGGTGGCCGAGGTTATTTCTTCCAGATCGGTTACCCGACCTCCTCCTTCTTTGGTCTCCTCACAAGCTCTTAGGCCAGGCTCCCGACGTAGTAAGTCGTCTCGGCCTTCTAGTCTCAGCAGATCGAGTTCGGCTCACCAGTCCTCTCAAGCCCCTCGGCCTTAACGCTCTTCTACTGAGAGGGCGGAAGAGACTCTAAGAATTATTTCTGAAGTGGCTGAGGACGCTGGGCTGGCGAGGACGAATCCCGCCCTTCCTCCTGTGGACGCTTCTGACGTGGGGCTTGAAGTCCCCGCTGTTGCTGAGAAGGAGGTTCCCAAGGTGGGGCTCGAGGCCCCCATTACTGAAGAGGAAGTTCCCGGGAAAAGTAGGGAGGTTATTCTTATAGACGAAGGTGTCCAGGAGGCCCCTACCGGAGATGTTGGATCCAGCCCTGCTAATGACGGAGGAGTCACGGAGAAGGCTGGGGATAAGCGTCCTACCTCCCCCGAAATGTCTGCCCcagctcctgctcggaagaaatccagggctttcaagggatcagctccagctctccctcctattggaaagaaaaagaaagcttCCAACGGATTAGCTCCAGCTCTCCCCCCTTttgaaaagaagaaggatgtTCCTGTGATATCTCTATTGTCTGCTCCTGACAATGACATTTTGAACGCTGAGGACATCACTCATCAAACTCCGGCGAGCGTTGTAGCGGAGATCTTGCGGGAGCGGATGTTTGGGGGAATCACGGAGGCTTCTGACTCTCGTCTGCTTGCTTTGACCGGCCATTTGGCTGGCTTCACACGGGAGCAGGCAGCCTTCCGGTCTCTACCTCGAGGGGAGCTCGGAGATAGGATtagggagatgctcctgatggtaagtTGTTCGTTCCAATTTCTTCTCGTATTccaattttctttgtttctttgttctgacagttttctctttttgtactaggtgatgggcctcttcatggaggtggacGCTCGTGACCTCTCTCTCCGAGAATCTGTTGATCGCTGGATCGAGGAGGCGCATCTGGAGGAGAACTTGTCTGCGACCAGTGATGCCAGGAGCAACCTTGCGGCAGCTCGAGAGCATTCTAGGTCCCTAGCGGCGGAGTTGTCTCACACTCGGAGGGTTCTTAAAGAGTCTGACGAGAGGGCAGCGGCTGCTGAAGTCCGCTGTGAAGAAGTCCTGAAGCAGTTGTCCTCCACGGTAGATGCCCTTCGTGAAAAAGACGAGGCTATAAACCAGAGGGACGAGGCCCAGCGTCAGTATGAGGCCTTGAAGGCTGATTTCGAGGGAGTCCGGGCTCATCTTAACAAGGTGGAGGTCCAGAAGGAGGAGGCACTAGCTTGGGTTGAGGTTCTCGAGCAGGAGTTAAGTAAGAGTTCAGatcgtatcagagacctggcttcagCGGCAGAGGAGTCTAAACTTCATAATCAAAAGCTCTGCCATGAGGTCAGGACTTTGGAGCATAAATgctcagccctgctcgaggatgCCAGACTCGCTGAAGATAGGGTCCAGCTGGAGTGTGAGAGGCGTCTGATGGAGTATAAAGAGTCTCCTGAGTTGAAGAAagagatcgagcaggcctgtgaagctcgccTCTAGAATTTCGAGAGTTATTCTGATTATAAAGCCGAAGTTGCTGAGGCCTGCGAGAGGCGACTTGCGGAGTTTAAAGCTTCTGATGAGATGAAGACGGCCGTATGGAACTAGGGCTTTCGCATGTTCGTCTCTGGATACAACCGGGGCCTAAGGATAGCCAGATACGCTCCCTCTACCCCGTTGGCTGAACTCCGAGCTACAGAGGAAGACTTTGATGGCGAGGAagactctgatggcgaggaggtgctTTACGGGGAGGACGATAGGCCTTTGCCCAAAGGGGCTCCTCGTACTGCCACCGGACCTTCTGAGGCGGGCTCCGAGTCAGGGGTTGAAGACGCTGGGCCTCCAGGGCAAGAGATTGTGCCCTTCACAGGGGCTGAGGGGTCTGTGCAGGAGGGTGCCAGACCTCTCCCAGATGATAATGTAAATAGTGCCAGTGTAGATAAAGATAGTGTAGATGATAACGTACCTAGGAGTAttagtcctttaaggactgttTTTCCTCCAGCCCGTGCGGATAACCAGAATAGGTTGTAATGTAGTTTGtaattactttttctttttaatttaattttcaaattatgtTGGTATTTTGAGTTATTTTGATGGTTGTTTATTTCTCTGGCTTTATTCGTACTTGAACTGTTCCTACCTCTGCTTGTTCTTCCCTCCTTATCGGGCTACTTACTATGTTTAGACAGTCTgacttgtttaattttaaagatttgagAATGAGACACTTAAACTGTGCCTAATAAACTTGGTAAGGAATCGACTAGATCGTCTTTCATTTCTTGCCCCTCAGTCAATCAGGGCTGAAATCTTAGCAAGAGACTTAGTCTCTGACTTATAATCTTTTCTAATTTCACAAGGGCGTTCTTATCTATAAATTTTCTTCGAGCTAGATTTGCCTTAAGGCCAAGATCATCAAGCTGTACTTTTATAGATCTTGACCTCATTAGGTCTTCACTATGAGCTCGGTTTTTAACAGCTGACTTAATGTCTTCAACTTTTCTTTCTATTATTTCACATGTACGAGCTTGGGCGTGTAGCCTTTTATAACCAAAGCGAAATGTATCACGTACCATTTAAAATGGTGAGCAGGATTGGCCTCCTTGTTTTTAGTTCCATTCGGACAAGAACTGAAGCTGGGGTCTCATCTGCTTACACCTATTGGATTTCTCCTCgggttgcccctttacctcctcagcatttattacatgagtggtgaggaggtaaatccctagactttatgtaacagcccgcttaccggaccatcaccggcactaggatccagatcggcttaaggccgccgggacccgtagtaagcctactgtcaactctgtgtacctgataaatcccatacatgatcacacttaaacttaaaactgttacttactcttctctctcttttttttttttgttttctttctttctttgcttgactatcctttcttttcttgaaacttttctcatcaactaagcctggactatgcatgctctgtctgtatgcactcgaagagtgatacctgctatggtaccatacagtaactacagagatagaaagactaccatgcaccaagcctagcgcatcataacaacattagttgaaaggagacattatgagagaagctcataatgcgagatatagcattcaccctggagccaccaagatgtatcaagatctgaagaaagtttattggtggccagcaatgaagagagaagtggcacagtttgtgtcagcctgcgagatatgtcaaagggtgaagctagagcaccagaagccggctggaatgcttaacccactgccgattccagaatggaaatgggagaacatagcgatggattttgtagtggggttaccggcgacgtccaacagactagactccatatgggtgattgtggatagactgactaaatctgctcacttcattcctgtcaggagtggctactctgtggacaagctagcgcaggtgtatcttgaggaagttgtgaggttgcatgactcaactttgcttccttttgctcaaaactctaaaacatagctcaaatcaagttaaaacatgcaagatttgagaaaaacatgagaaatcacaccaaggagagcttgaacctacctttgacccaaaaacagagtgtttcacactcaagtctcgggaaaaagggcttttgtagtggccaaccgactcttccttcggcggcctaacgtgcatgcgaaaccatgcaactttcggcggccgaacttcaccttcggcggccgaacctggcttttgtccccttggccttttcatttcaaaactcaatgttcttaactcaaaacatgcaaacatgataaaaacacttaaaaacatcttaaaaccctttcttatacccttagggcaagctccgacatcctcgaatcccgacttccaacggaaaaaccgccggaacgtaggaattccgataccggggtctagccgggtattacactttatTTGTAACTGCGTGGCTCCATTTTAGACCATTTTACCTCTCTTTCTGGTTATGAGCTCGGATATCTGGTCCCTCTGGAAGTGACCCTTTGTCAGTAGGTGCGGTCTGGGCTGTATGCTCCACTGGGATGGAGAGTTCAGCTTttttgtcgttttcctctccCAGGGTCATTTTTGCTAAGTGTTTGTTTACTGTGAGTTAATCCGAGCTGTGGGCAGGGTCTCTTACTTTTGTCATGAGTCCGTCCATTCAGCGGATTAAGAAGCTCGGATTTTTGTTCTTTGCATACGCTTTTGCGCTACCAGTGTGACGGGCTCTGTAGTTCGGAATTTCTTCTTCCTCACTGTGAAGTCAAtacttaatttcttgctttcttgacgagccttatacgggctgtgtttcagggatcctggccgtttttgctccggggagatcttggagatcccactggccgtttttgctccaggagatcttacgggatcctggccatttttgctccaggagatcttatgggatcctggccgtttttgctccggggagatcttggagatcccaccggccgtttttgctcca
This window encodes:
- the LOC110600767 gene encoding acetolactate synthase 2, chloroplastic, whose product is MASTASSPNFSIPKTFITTLQAPTFRTYFPTFTNNQTSSSRPSLCITTASLSDHKPKANTTATAAAATATATTTPITTPPPPKTATRLETIIPTIAPQLPRKGSDVLVEALEREGVTHVFGYPGGASMEIHQALTRSSVIRNILPRHEQGGIFAAEGYAKASGRVGVCIATSGPGATNFVSGLADALLDSVPIVAITGQVPRRMIGTDAFQETPIIEVTRSITKHNFMVLDAEDIARTVKEAFYLASSGRPGPVLIDIPKDIQQQLIIPNWDVPMRLPGYVSRLPKSPEIGKLEQIVRLIFQSKKPVLYVGGGSLNCSEELRRFVELTKIPVASTLMGLGSFPLGDELSLHMLGMHGTMYANYAIDQSDLLLAFGVRFDDRVTGKVEAFANRASIVHIDIDPAELGKNKQPHVALCADLKIALKGLNRLLEKKGAKSLLDFSAWRDEINEQKAKYPLSYKNLGEAIPPQYAIQVLDELTDGNAVISTGVGQHQMWSAQFYKYKKPRQWLTSGGLGAMGFGLPAAMGAAIARPNALVVDIDGDGSFIMNVQELATVRTENLPVKILLLNNQHLGMVVQWEDRFYHSNRAHTYLGNPSKEEEIFPDMLKFAEACDIPAARVTKRSELREAMKKMLETPGPYLLDVIVPHQEHVLPMIPSGLSFKDAITEGDGRAKN